The Dokdonella koreensis DS-123 genome has a segment encoding these proteins:
- a CDS encoding GNAT family N-acetyltransferase codes for MIAIPVLETERLRLTQLGEHHFETYAAMLADESSTRFIGDGLPLDRMNAWRSMAMLLGHWVLRGYGMWAVELRETGQFVGRVGLHNPDGWPDVELGWMLAPAHRHHGYATEAAAGVLRHAFDTLGFARVISLIRVENSASERVARRLGGRQNTTVDFLGKATLVYTYYPSETDG; via the coding sequence ATGATCGCGATACCCGTCCTCGAAACCGAACGCCTGCGCCTGACCCAGCTCGGTGAACACCATTTCGAAACCTATGCCGCGATGCTCGCCGACGAGTCGAGCACGCGCTTCATCGGCGACGGGCTTCCGCTCGACCGCATGAATGCCTGGCGCTCGATGGCGATGCTGCTCGGCCACTGGGTGCTGCGCGGCTACGGCATGTGGGCGGTGGAGCTGCGCGAGACCGGCCAGTTCGTCGGCCGCGTCGGGCTGCACAATCCCGACGGCTGGCCGGACGTGGAACTGGGCTGGATGCTCGCGCCCGCCCACCGCCACCACGGCTATGCCACCGAGGCGGCGGCCGGCGTGCTGCGCCACGCGTTCGATACGCTGGGCTTTGCGCGCGTCATCAGCCTGATCCGCGTCGAGAACAGTGCCTCCGAGCGTGTCGCGCGGCGCCTGGGCGGCCGGCAGAACACGACGGTCGATTTCCTCGGCAAGGCGACCCTCGTCTATACCTACTATCCGTCGGAAACCGACGGCTGA
- a CDS encoding HutD/Ves family protein, with the protein MVRLRAADYHRVRWKNDGGWTTEIALRDAPGGFLWRVSIADIERDGPFSHFPGVDRILVLLEGNGIELDTDAALLQRLDRRFAQVAFPGEARIDCRLLAGPTRDFNVMTRRGAVEAAVVARPLVDSMLLHGHPGDEWLVHVHAGTVLAQRGGERLDAATGDTLRFGFEDDADNRVVLTGSGEVILVHLMPQTGHASHPTPEIRAR; encoded by the coding sequence ATGGTACGTCTGCGTGCAGCGGACTATCACCGCGTGCGCTGGAAGAACGATGGCGGCTGGACCACCGAGATCGCGCTGCGCGATGCGCCCGGCGGCTTCCTCTGGCGCGTCAGCATCGCCGACATCGAGCGCGACGGCCCGTTCTCGCACTTTCCCGGCGTCGACCGCATCCTGGTCCTGCTCGAAGGCAACGGCATCGAGCTGGACACCGACGCCGCGCTGCTGCAGCGCCTGGACCGGCGCTTCGCGCAGGTCGCCTTCCCGGGCGAGGCGCGCATCGACTGCCGGCTGCTGGCCGGCCCGACCCGCGACTTCAACGTGATGACCCGGCGCGGCGCCGTCGAGGCCGCCGTCGTCGCGCGCCCGCTGGTCGACTCGATGCTGCTGCACGGCCACCCCGGGGACGAATGGCTGGTCCACGTCCATGCCGGCACGGTCCTCGCCCAGCGCGGCGGCGAGCGCCTGGACGCGGCGACCGGCGACACGCTGCGGTTCGGCTTCGAGGACGACGCCGACAACCGCGTGGTACTGACCGGCAGCGGCGAGGTGATCCTGGTGCACCTGATGCCGCAGACCGGCCACGCCTCACATCCGACACCGGAGATCCGTGCGCGATGA
- a CDS encoding 2OG-Fe(II) oxygenase produces MNLAASDLVAPHVPADADRLAAAFAHREPFRHVVIDDFLAEAYARRLLEQFPAFERGNARNEAGELGAKSTVERIRGLGPAYAALDDLIQTQPFLDLIGRITGIDDLLYDPWYFGGGTHENRSGQDLDAHIDFNRHPVESWHRRLNLIVYLNPAWHDAWGGSLELHSDPRSDRDRVTTITPLFNRCVIFETTEWSWHGFPRIRIPAEHADVSRRSVALYFYTRDRPAEEQAATHSTIYVDRPLPDHIRAGRTLDEDDVQTLRALLGRRDQHNQRLYRDIATLTEQLEQAKTAIQNGRMGRWAYLARRVLARLKS; encoded by the coding sequence ATGAACCTTGCAGCCAGCGACCTGGTCGCCCCGCACGTGCCGGCCGACGCCGACCGGCTGGCTGCCGCCTTCGCACACCGGGAGCCGTTCCGCCACGTCGTCATCGACGATTTCCTCGCCGAAGCCTACGCGCGACGGCTGCTCGAGCAGTTCCCCGCGTTCGAGCGCGGCAACGCGCGCAACGAAGCCGGCGAACTCGGCGCCAAGTCCACGGTCGAGCGGATCCGCGGACTCGGCCCCGCCTATGCCGCACTCGACGACCTGATCCAGACGCAGCCGTTCCTCGACCTGATCGGCCGCATCACCGGCATCGACGACCTGCTCTACGATCCCTGGTACTTCGGCGGCGGCACCCACGAGAACCGCAGCGGCCAGGACCTGGACGCCCACATCGACTTCAACCGCCATCCGGTCGAATCCTGGCATCGGCGGCTCAACCTGATCGTCTATCTCAACCCGGCCTGGCACGACGCCTGGGGCGGCTCGCTGGAACTGCATTCGGACCCGCGTTCGGACCGGGACCGCGTCACGACGATCACGCCGTTGTTCAATCGCTGCGTGATCTTCGAGACCACCGAATGGAGCTGGCACGGTTTCCCGCGCATCCGAATACCGGCCGAACACGCCGACGTCAGCCGTCGTTCGGTGGCGCTGTACTTCTACACCCGCGATCGCCCGGCCGAGGAACAGGCCGCGACGCATTCGACGATCTACGTCGACCGGCCGCTGCCCGACCACATCCGCGCCGGCCGGACACTCGACGAAGACGACGTGCAGACCCTGCGTGCCCTGCTCGGGCGGCGCGACCAGCACAACCAGCGCCTCTACCGCGACATCGCCACCCTCACCGAACAGCTGGAGCAGGCCAAGACCGCCATCCAGAACGGCCGGATGGGGCGCTGGGCCTATCTCGCACGACGCGTGCTGGCCCGGCTGAAGTCCTGA
- a CDS encoding DUF962 domain-containing protein has product MRTVNEWFGNYSRDHQNPTNRFIHWICVPAILWAVIAALWVIPVPAAIGRPGFWAGMAMVLAFAFYWRMSRPVALAMLVVFVVIGLVNEALYRTWGPTDLLWLAGGVFVVAWIGQFIGHLIEGARPSFFTDLAYLLIGPAWLAGKVMRRLHIGY; this is encoded by the coding sequence GTGCGCACGGTCAACGAATGGTTCGGCAACTACAGCCGCGACCACCAGAACCCGACCAACCGTTTCATCCATTGGATCTGCGTACCGGCGATCCTCTGGGCGGTCATTGCGGCGCTCTGGGTCATACCGGTTCCGGCCGCGATCGGCCGGCCGGGTTTCTGGGCGGGAATGGCGATGGTGCTGGCGTTCGCGTTCTACTGGCGGATGTCGCGGCCGGTCGCGCTGGCGATGCTGGTGGTGTTCGTCGTCATCGGCCTCGTGAACGAGGCGCTCTACCGCACATGGGGACCCACCGACCTGCTTTGGCTGGCCGGCGGCGTCTTCGTGGTGGCCTGGATCGGCCAGTTCATCGGCCACCTGATCGAAGGCGCCCGGCCCTCGTTCTTCACCGACCTGGCCTACCTGCTGATCGGCCCGGCCTGGCTGGCCGGCAAGGTCATGCGGCGGTTGCATATCGGCTATTGA
- a CDS encoding efflux RND transporter permease subunit has translation MNHNPASATDPGAFHRFAERLVFGNRPAVLILFALVTLAMAFFAAQLRVDAGFKKQVPLQHEYMQTFLDYERDFGGANRILIAVVDKGGDMFNLPFMQAIENITLDAKSIDNVDEARLRSIFTPNVRYIEVVEDGLDAGNVIPNGFAPNLEGFAPTPEQFAAVRDNIVKAGIVGRLVAKDFSGAMVWVDLVPEDPEHGIHVDYNRIAGQLEALRQKYENERIGVHVIGFAKMVGDITDGARSVIGFFFVTIAFTWLLLFAYSSSVKLASLTVFCALISVLWMLGALRLLGFGIDPMNMLTPFLIFAIAVSHGEQMINRFRGELFFGGLEDGSVEELRRREGVDPVTAARLAFRMLLVPGSVALVAGCIGFATILIIPVRIIFELAITATIGVGLTILTDLVLLPVLLSYTRLRNLPRKREYRLRQLTQFDKLWAVLARFARPLPAAVIIVVGAAIWLVAAHYGSRVMIGDAQEGVAELRPEARYNQDARLISDKFALGVDILNVIAEAAPSACIASFPVMETLDRFAWHMRNVEGVAQVMTLPSAAKLVHAGWNEGNVRYRALPRDSDTLRQDTQGFETDTGLLNGDCSAMPVMMFLTDHRATTIDRVVAAVKAFRDSNGLFAGPDVNLREQLAAEAAAAQARGETFSSHRLNLRLATGNVGVMAATNDEVRAVKRTMLLLLYAAVFVMCLVSFRNPLAALCIVLPLVLVTELGHALMVELDIGMKVNTLTVIALGVGIGVDYAIYIFARMREAMLAGKSLTESYFSALKTTGIAIFYTALTLAVGVFTWVFSDLKFQADMGVMLTFMFVVNMVAAIVFLPALCRWLLRPRELAA, from the coding sequence ATGAACCACAACCCCGCAAGCGCGACCGATCCGGGCGCGTTCCACCGCTTCGCCGAGCGGCTGGTCTTCGGCAACCGGCCGGCCGTGCTGATCCTCTTCGCGCTGGTCACGCTGGCGATGGCGTTCTTCGCCGCGCAGCTGCGCGTGGACGCCGGCTTCAAGAAGCAGGTGCCGCTGCAGCACGAGTACATGCAGACCTTCCTCGACTACGAGCGCGATTTCGGTGGCGCCAACCGCATCCTGATCGCCGTGGTCGACAAGGGCGGCGACATGTTCAACCTGCCGTTCATGCAGGCGATCGAGAACATCACGCTCGACGCCAAGAGCATCGACAACGTCGACGAGGCGCGCCTGCGCTCGATCTTCACGCCGAACGTGCGCTACATCGAGGTGGTCGAGGACGGGCTGGACGCCGGCAACGTGATCCCGAACGGCTTCGCACCGAACCTGGAAGGCTTCGCGCCGACGCCCGAGCAGTTCGCGGCGGTGCGCGACAACATCGTCAAGGCCGGCATCGTCGGGCGGCTGGTCGCCAAGGATTTCTCCGGTGCGATGGTCTGGGTCGACCTGGTGCCGGAAGACCCCGAGCACGGCATCCACGTCGACTACAACCGCATCGCCGGGCAGCTCGAGGCGTTGCGGCAGAAGTACGAGAACGAGCGGATCGGCGTCCACGTGATCGGCTTCGCCAAGATGGTCGGCGACATCACCGACGGCGCGCGCTCGGTGATCGGTTTCTTCTTCGTGACGATCGCCTTCACCTGGCTGTTGCTGTTCGCCTATTCCTCGTCGGTCAAGCTGGCCTCGCTGACGGTGTTCTGCGCGCTGATCTCGGTGCTGTGGATGCTCGGCGCGCTGCGGCTGCTCGGCTTCGGCATTGACCCGATGAACATGCTGACGCCGTTCCTGATCTTCGCGATCGCGGTCAGCCACGGCGAGCAGATGATCAACCGCTTCCGCGGCGAGCTGTTCTTCGGCGGCCTGGAGGACGGCAGCGTCGAGGAGCTGCGCCGGCGCGAAGGCGTCGATCCGGTCACCGCGGCGCGCCTCGCGTTCCGCATGCTGCTGGTGCCCGGCTCGGTCGCGCTGGTCGCCGGCTGCATCGGCTTCGCGACGATCCTCATCATCCCGGTGCGGATCATCTTCGAGCTGGCGATCACCGCGACGATCGGCGTCGGCCTCACGATCCTGACCGACCTGGTGCTGCTGCCGGTCCTGCTGTCCTACACCCGCCTGCGCAACCTGCCGCGCAAGCGCGAGTACCGGCTGCGGCAGCTGACGCAGTTCGACAAGCTCTGGGCGGTGCTGGCCCGCTTCGCGCGGCCGCTGCCGGCGGCCGTGATCATCGTGGTCGGCGCGGCGATCTGGCTGGTCGCCGCCCACTACGGCAGCCGCGTGATGATCGGCGACGCGCAGGAAGGCGTCGCCGAGCTGCGGCCCGAGGCGCGCTACAACCAGGACGCGCGGCTGATCAGCGACAAGTTCGCGCTCGGCGTCGACATCCTCAACGTCATCGCCGAGGCGGCACCTTCGGCCTGCATCGCCAGCTTTCCGGTGATGGAGACGCTCGACCGCTTCGCCTGGCACATGCGCAACGTCGAGGGCGTGGCCCAGGTCATGACGCTGCCGAGCGCGGCCAAGCTGGTGCACGCCGGCTGGAACGAAGGCAACGTCCGCTACCGCGCGCTGCCGCGTGATTCGGACACGCTGCGCCAGGACACGCAGGGCTTCGAGACCGATACGGGTCTCCTCAACGGCGACTGCAGCGCGATGCCGGTCATGATGTTCCTGACCGACCACCGGGCGACGACGATCGACCGTGTGGTCGCCGCGGTGAAGGCGTTCCGCGACAGCAACGGCCTGTTCGCCGGGCCCGACGTCAACCTGCGCGAGCAGCTCGCCGCGGAGGCCGCCGCCGCCCAGGCACGCGGCGAGACGTTCTCGAGCCACCGGCTCAACCTGCGCCTGGCGACCGGCAACGTCGGCGTGATGGCCGCGACCAACGACGAGGTCCGGGCCGTCAAGCGCACGATGCTGCTGCTGCTCTACGCGGCGGTGTTCGTGATGTGCCTGGTCAGCTTCCGCAACCCGCTGGCGGCGCTGTGCATCGTGCTGCCGCTGGTGCTGGTGACCGAGCTGGGCCATGCGCTGATGGTCGAGCTGGATATCGGGATGAAGGTCAATACGCTGACCGTGATCGCGCTCGGCGTCGGCATCGGCGTGGACTACGCGATCTACATCTTCGCGCGGATGCGCGAGGCGATGCTGGCCGGCAAGTCGCTGACCGAATCGTACTTCTCTGCGCTCAAGACCACCGGCATCGCGATCTTCTACACCGCGCTGACGCTGGCGGTCGGCGTGTTCACCTGGGTCTTCTCGGACCTGAAGTTCCAGGCCGACATGGGCGTGATGCTGACCTTCATGTTCGTCGTCAACATGGTCGCCGCGATCGTATTCCTGCCGGCCCTGTGCCGCTGGCTGCTGCGGCCGCGTGAACTCGCCGCTTGA
- a CDS encoding WD40/YVTN/BNR-like repeat-containing protein has protein sequence MNRPQLSRCRGMFAALCATAIAAPAAAATVEWPDPVSSPAEAMPLATRSLLLDAARTAQGYVAVGDRGHVLLSTDGRSWTQSADVPVRVMLTAVAARGDALWAVGHEGVIVHSSDGGRHWVVQHRDTYDAKGTAASDDPRHGAPLLDVLFTDDRHGIAVGSYSRLLVTRDGGVTWNAETLAVAPAPPAGAAAAPGAGEAVGEATGEESMVFSKDELALGEESDPHLNAIARTGNGSLMILAERGSAFRSRDDGATWQRIRLPYDGSMFGAIGYEGDRVLAYGLRGHVFETTDLGDHWTERASGTEQGLMGGSALDGEGAVLVGANGVVLARRGGEEAFRPMVQPAAGVIAGALALDGKRLLLVGENGIGEVELP, from the coding sequence ATGAACCGACCCCAGCTTTCCCGCTGCCGCGGGATGTTCGCGGCGCTCTGCGCCACGGCGATCGCCGCACCCGCCGCCGCCGCGACCGTGGAGTGGCCCGACCCGGTTTCCTCGCCGGCCGAGGCAATGCCGCTGGCGACGCGCTCGCTGCTGCTCGACGCCGCACGTACCGCACAGGGCTACGTCGCCGTCGGTGATCGCGGCCACGTGTTGCTGTCCACCGACGGGCGCAGCTGGACGCAGTCGGCCGACGTGCCCGTGCGGGTCATGCTGACCGCCGTCGCCGCCCGCGGCGATGCGCTCTGGGCGGTCGGGCACGAAGGCGTGATCGTGCACAGCAGCGACGGCGGGAGGCACTGGGTCGTCCAGCACCGCGACACCTACGATGCGAAAGGGACGGCGGCCAGCGATGACCCGCGGCACGGCGCGCCCCTGCTCGACGTGCTGTTCACCGACGACCGGCACGGCATCGCGGTGGGTTCCTACAGCCGCCTGCTGGTGACGCGTGACGGCGGCGTCACCTGGAATGCCGAGACGCTGGCGGTGGCGCCGGCACCACCGGCCGGCGCCGCGGCGGCCCCTGGAGCGGGCGAGGCAGTGGGCGAGGCGACGGGCGAAGAGTCGATGGTCTTCAGCAAGGACGAGCTCGCGCTGGGCGAGGAGTCCGACCCGCACCTCAACGCGATCGCCCGCACCGGCAACGGCAGCCTGATGATCCTCGCCGAGCGCGGCAGCGCGTTCCGTTCGCGCGATGACGGCGCCACCTGGCAGCGGATACGCCTCCCGTACGACGGCTCGATGTTCGGCGCGATCGGCTACGAAGGCGATCGCGTGCTGGCCTACGGCCTGCGCGGCCACGTCTTCGAGACCACCGACCTCGGCGACCACTGGACCGAACGCGCCAGCGGCACCGAGCAGGGACTGATGGGCGGCAGCGCCCTGGACGGCGAAGGCGCGGTGCTGGTCGGCGCCAACGGCGTGGTGCTGGCGCGCCGCGGCGGAGAGGAGGCATTCAGGCCGATGGTCCAGCCGGCGGCCGGCGTGATCGCCGGTGCGCTCGCGCTCGACGGCAAGCGCCTGCTGCTGGTCGGCGAGAACGGCATCGGCGAGGTCGAGCTGCCATGA
- a CDS encoding DUF1329 domain-containing protein, with protein sequence MTILKQTLLALAVSAACVSTAAAKAPAGEVAKLGISGTPLTPTGALRAGSADGTIPAWDGGITQAPAGFKPGTQQVDPYPDDKPTLEITAQNYKTYGNKLSAGQIAMFEKYPNWKMVVYPTRRSAAFPQAIYEATIKNAATGELVSGSDGVANVSQGLPFPILSADPAAAGAEAIWNHKLKFKGITLDHWYNQAMPTASGQYTLVRIKEQTLSPYFRPGATVENINNILIYFYQEVTSPPRYAGQILLVHETLNAKASPRQAWVYNPGQRRVRRAPQVAYDNPGTASDNLRTSDMLDMFNGALDRYDWKLVEKREMYVPYNSYKAHTAKIAELIKPGYINPELLRYELHRAYVVEATLKPGMSHINPRRTFYLDEDSWQILLTDHYDTDGKLWRYSEAPSITYYDLPTFWSTLETHHDLKNGRYIVGGLDNEESGYNFSIQLTPDAFSPNSLRQRGIQ encoded by the coding sequence ATGACGATTCTCAAGCAAACACTCCTCGCGCTCGCGGTGTCGGCGGCCTGCGTCTCGACGGCGGCGGCCAAGGCGCCGGCCGGCGAGGTCGCCAAGCTCGGCATCAGCGGCACGCCGCTCACGCCGACCGGTGCGCTGCGCGCCGGCAGCGCGGACGGGACGATCCCGGCCTGGGACGGCGGCATCACCCAGGCGCCGGCCGGCTTCAAGCCCGGTACCCAGCAGGTCGACCCGTATCCGGACGACAAGCCGACGCTGGAGATCACCGCGCAGAACTACAAGACCTACGGCAACAAGCTGTCGGCCGGCCAGATCGCGATGTTCGAGAAGTACCCGAACTGGAAGATGGTGGTCTACCCGACCCGCCGCAGCGCCGCCTTCCCGCAGGCGATCTACGAGGCGACGATCAAGAACGCCGCCACCGGCGAGCTGGTCAGCGGCAGCGACGGTGTCGCCAATGTCTCGCAGGGCCTGCCGTTCCCGATCCTGAGCGCCGATCCGGCCGCCGCCGGTGCCGAGGCGATCTGGAACCACAAGCTCAAGTTCAAGGGCATCACGCTCGACCACTGGTACAACCAGGCGATGCCGACCGCCAGCGGCCAGTACACGCTGGTGCGGATCAAGGAGCAGACGCTGTCGCCGTACTTCCGCCCGGGCGCCACGGTCGAGAACATCAACAACATCCTGATCTACTTCTACCAGGAAGTGACCTCGCCGCCGCGCTACGCCGGCCAGATCCTGCTCGTGCACGAGACGCTCAACGCCAAGGCCTCGCCGCGCCAGGCCTGGGTCTACAATCCCGGCCAGCGCCGCGTGCGGCGTGCGCCGCAGGTCGCCTACGACAACCCGGGAACCGCGTCGGACAACCTGCGCACCTCGGACATGCTCGACATGTTCAACGGCGCGCTCGACCGCTACGACTGGAAGCTGGTCGAGAAGCGCGAGATGTACGTGCCGTACAACTCCTACAAGGCGCACACCGCGAAGATCGCCGAGCTGATCAAGCCCGGCTACATCAACCCGGAGCTGCTGCGCTACGAGCTGCACCGTGCCTACGTGGTGGAGGCGACGCTCAAGCCCGGCATGAGCCACATCAATCCCCGCCGCACGTTCTACCTCGACGAGGACAGCTGGCAGATCCTGCTGACCGACCACTACGACACCGACGGCAAGCTGTGGCGCTACTCCGAGGCACCCAGCATCACCTACTACGACCTGCCGACGTTCTGGTCGACGCTGGAGACCCACCACGACCTCAAGAACGGGCGCTACATCGTCGGCGGCCTCGACAACGAGGAGTCGGGCTACAACTTCTCGATCCAGCTCACGCCCGACGCGTTCTCGCCCAACTCGCTGCGCCAGCGCGGCATCCAGTAG
- a CDS encoding DUF1302 domain-containing protein — protein MNKTNIQRGSRVIGLTPNALAAATVLALAGLAGPAAAISFGSDDGFHGTLNTTLSYGISVRVQDRDSDLIGKAFYDPTVSALGLGSEAQRAARGRYSVNGDDGNLAYDQWDPFSNAVGANVELSLNYGANWGAFIRAYGFYDFENKDRDNLSHAAKNRVGTQTRIYDAFLFNNFTAGDQTGSWRVGKQVVSWGESTFIQNGINAINPVDVSKLRVAGAELKQAFLPVNMVWGSLNLSDRFSIEAFYQLDYDETDADPVGTYFSTNDFAVIGGRYVMLNFGTVPQPVINPNLFDTVCVNGNYGASDTGLPANLVAAGCSAAFPRSPTRKPQDDGQGGIALRYFADWLNNTEFGFYAMRYHSRVPLISGYAVRTTAPNSGSFFTEYPEGIRLFGLSFNTLLERSGVALQGEVSYRPNMPFQIDDVEILFAGLSPLNAVIPQPAMRFQSQLGNFRPGEEITGYQRAKQWQLQLTGTKVFGPGNILGSDQISLVGEVGFTQVSLPHDMRFNGDGTDTGGGPDVNSGGLRNPITQVGGFPTDFSWGYRVAARADYNNVFGKAMNLSPRIAFNHDVNGTSPGPGGNFLEGRKSVTLGAELSYMNQWVFDASYTNFFGGGSFNLINDRDFVALTAKYSF, from the coding sequence ATGAACAAGACGAACATCCAACGCGGATCGCGCGTAATCGGCCTCACGCCCAATGCGCTGGCGGCAGCGACGGTGCTGGCGCTGGCGGGCCTGGCCGGGCCGGCCGCCGCGATCAGCTTCGGCAGCGACGACGGTTTCCACGGCACGCTCAACACGACGCTGTCGTACGGCATTTCGGTACGCGTCCAGGACCGTGACTCGGACCTGATCGGCAAGGCCTTCTACGACCCCACCGTCAGCGCGCTCGGTCTCGGCAGCGAAGCCCAGCGCGCGGCGCGCGGCCGCTATTCGGTCAACGGCGACGACGGCAACCTCGCCTACGACCAGTGGGATCCGTTCTCCAATGCGGTCGGCGCCAACGTCGAGCTCAGCCTCAACTACGGCGCCAACTGGGGTGCGTTCATCCGTGCCTACGGCTTCTACGACTTCGAGAACAAGGACCGCGACAACCTCTCGCATGCAGCCAAGAACCGCGTCGGCACGCAGACCCGCATCTACGACGCGTTCCTGTTCAACAACTTCACGGCCGGCGACCAGACCGGCAGCTGGCGCGTCGGCAAGCAGGTGGTCAGCTGGGGCGAGAGCACGTTCATCCAGAACGGCATCAACGCGATCAACCCGGTCGACGTGTCGAAGCTGCGCGTCGCCGGCGCCGAGCTCAAGCAGGCGTTCCTGCCGGTCAACATGGTCTGGGGCTCGCTGAACCTGTCGGACCGCTTCTCGATCGAGGCGTTCTACCAGCTCGACTACGACGAGACCGATGCCGATCCGGTCGGCACGTACTTCTCGACCAACGACTTCGCGGTGATCGGCGGCCGTTACGTGATGCTGAACTTCGGCACGGTGCCGCAGCCGGTGATCAACCCGAACCTGTTCGATACGGTCTGCGTCAACGGCAACTACGGTGCCAGCGACACCGGCCTGCCGGCCAACCTCGTCGCGGCCGGCTGCTCCGCGGCGTTCCCGCGCAGCCCGACCCGCAAGCCGCAGGACGACGGGCAGGGCGGCATCGCGCTGCGCTACTTCGCCGACTGGCTCAACAACACCGAGTTCGGCTTCTACGCGATGCGGTACCACAGCCGCGTGCCGCTGATCAGCGGCTACGCGGTTAGGACGACCGCGCCCAATTCCGGCAGCTTCTTCACCGAGTATCCGGAAGGCATCCGCCTGTTCGGCCTGAGCTTCAACACGCTGCTCGAGCGCAGCGGCGTGGCGCTGCAGGGCGAGGTCAGCTATCGCCCGAACATGCCGTTCCAGATCGACGACGTGGAAATCCTGTTCGCCGGCCTGTCGCCGCTCAACGCGGTGATCCCGCAGCCGGCGATGCGGTTCCAGAGCCAGCTCGGCAACTTCCGCCCGGGCGAGGAGATCACCGGCTACCAGCGCGCCAAGCAGTGGCAGCTGCAGCTGACCGGCACCAAGGTGTTCGGGCCGGGCAACATCCTCGGCTCGGACCAGATCTCGCTGGTCGGCGAGGTGGGCTTCACCCAGGTCAGCCTGCCGCACGACATGCGCTTCAACGGCGACGGCACCGACACCGGCGGCGGCCCGGACGTCAACAGCGGCGGCCTGCGCAACCCGATCACCCAGGTCGGCGGCTTCCCGACCGACTTCTCGTGGGGCTACCGCGTCGCCGCGCGTGCCGACTACAACAACGTCTTCGGCAAGGCGATGAACCTGTCGCCGCGCATCGCGTTCAACCACGACGTCAACGGCACCTCGCCGGGACCGGGCGGCAACTTCCTCGAAGGGCGCAAGTCGGTCACGCTCGGCGCGGAACTGAGCTACATGAACCAGTGGGTGTTCGACGCCAGCTACACCAACTTCTTCGGTGGCGGCAGCTTCAACCTGATCAACGATCGCGACTTCGTCGCGCTGACGGCCAAGTATTCGTTCTGA